One Neovison vison isolate M4711 chromosome 2, ASM_NN_V1, whole genome shotgun sequence genomic window carries:
- the LOC122899214 gene encoding LOW QUALITY PROTEIN: NEDD8-activating enzyme E1 catalytic subunit-like (The sequence of the model RefSeq protein was modified relative to this genomic sequence to represent the inferred CDS: inserted 1 base in 1 codon; substituted 1 base at 1 genomic stop codon), producing the protein MAVGEEPEKKRRRTEELLAEKMAVDGGCGDTGDWEGRWKHVKNFLERSGPFTHPDFEPSTESLQFLLDTCKVLVIGAGGLRCELLKNLVLSDFRQIHVIDMDTIDASNLNRQFLFRPKDVGRPKAEVTAEFLNDRVPNCNVVPHCNKIQDFNDTFYRQFHIIVCGLHSIIARRGINGMLISLLNYEDGVLDPSSIDPLIDGGTEGFKGNAQEILPGMTACIECTLELYLPQVNFPMCTIVSMPRLPEHCIEYVRILQWPKEQPFGEGIPLDGDDPNHIQWIFQKSLEKASQYNIRGVTYRLTQGVVKRIIPAVASTNAVIAAVCATEVFXIVTSAYISLNNYLVFNGVDGLYTYTFEAERKENCSACSQLPQSIQFSPSAKLQEVLDYLTNSASLQMKSPAITATLXGKNRTLYLQ; encoded by the exons ATGGCGGTTGGCGAGgagccagagaagaaaagaaggagaacaGAGGAGCTGCTGGCGGAAAAAATGGCTGTTGATGGTGGGTGTGGGGACACTGGAGACTGGGAAGGTCGCTGGAAGCATGTAAAGAACTTCCTCGAGCGATCTGGACCCTTCACACACCCTGATTTCGAGCCGAGTACTGAATCTCTCCAGTTTTTGTTAGATACATGTAAAGTTCTAGTCATTGGAGCTGGTGGCTTAAGATGTGAGCTCCTGAAAAATCTGGTGTTGTCTGATTTTAGACAGATTCATGTTATAGACATGGACACTATAGATGCTTCCAATCTAAACAGACAGTTTTTATTTAGGCCCAAAGATGTTGGAAGGCCTAAGGCTGAAGTTACTGCAGAATTTCTAAATGACAGAGTTCCTAACTGCAATGTAGTTCCACATTGCAACAAGATTCAGGATTTTAATGACACTTTCTATCGACAATTTCATATAATTGTATGTGGGCTGCACTCTATCATAGCCAGAAGAGGGATAAATGGTATGCTGATATCCCTTCTGAATTATGAAGATGGTGTATTAGATCCAAGCTCCATTGACCCTTTAATAGATGGGGGGACAGAAGGTTTTAAAGGAAATGCCCAGGAGATTCTGCCTGGAATGACTGCTTGTATTGAATGCACACTAGAACTGTATCTTCCACAGGTTAATTTTCCCATGTGCACCATTGTGTCTATGCCCAGGCTACCAGAACACTGTATTGAGTATGTAAGGATACTACAATGGCCTAAGGAGCAGCCTTTTGGAGAAGGAATTCCATTAGATGGAGATGATCCTAATCATATTCAGTGGATTTTCCAAAAGTCCCTCGAGAAGGCATCACAATATAATATTAGGGGTGTGACCTATAGACTCACTCAAGGAGTAGTAAAACGAATAATTCCTGCAGTAGCTTCTACAAATGCGGTCATAGCAGCTGTGTGTGCCACTGAGGTTTTTTAAATAGTCACAAGTGCATATATTTCTCTTAATAATTACTTGGTATTCAATGGTGTAGATGgactatacacatacacatttgaagcagagagaaaggaaaactgctCAGCTTGTAGTCAGCTTCCTCAAAGTATTCAGTTTTCTCCATCTGCTAAACTACAGGAGGTTTTGGATTATTTAACCAATAGTGCATCTCTGCAGATGAAATCTCCAGCCATCACAGCTACAT GAGGGAAAAATAGAACACTTTACCTACAGTAA
- the LOC122898865 gene encoding methylsterol monooxygenase 1-like → MTTNESVSIFSSASLAVEYVDSLLPENPLQEPFKNAWNYMLDNYTKFQIATWGSLIVHEVLYFLFCLPGFLFQFIPYMKKYKIQKDKPETWENQWKCFKVLLFNHFFIQLPLICGTYYFTEYFNIPYDWERMPRWYLLLAKCFGCAVIEDTWHYFLHRLLHHKRIYKYIHKVHHEFQAPFGMEAEYAHPLETLILGTGFFIGIMLLCDHVILLWVWVTIRLIETIDVHSGYDIPLNPLNLIPFYAGSRHHDFHHMNFIGNYASTFTWWDRIFGTDSQFVAYNEKMKKIEKKTE, encoded by the coding sequence ATGACAACAAATGAAAGTGTCAGCATCTTTAGTTCAGCATCCTTGGCTGTGGAGTATGTAGATTCACTTTTACCTGAGAACCCTCTAcaagaaccatttaaaaatgcatggaaCTATATGTTGGATAATTATACAAAGTTCCAGATTGCAACATGGGGATCCTTGATAGTTCATGAGGTCCtttatttcttgttctgtttacctggatttttgtttcaatttataCCTTAcatgaaaaagtataaaattcaaaagGATAAACCAGAAACATGGGAAAACCAGTGGAAATGTTTTAAAGTACTTCTCTTTAATCACTTTTTTATCCAGCTTCCTTTGATCTGTGGAACTTACTATTTTACAGAGTATTTTAATATACCTTATGATTGGGAAAGAATGCCAAGATGGTACCTGCTTTTGGCAAAATGCTTTGGCTGTGCGGTGATTGAGGATACCTGGCACTATTTCCTGCATAGGCTCTTACAccacaaaagaatatataaatatattcataaagtTCATCATGAGTTTCAGGCTCCATTTGGAATGGAAGCTGAATATGCACATCCCTTGGAAACTCTGATTCTCGGAACTGGATTTTTCATTGGAATCATGCTTTTATGTGATCACGTCATTCTCCTTTGGGTATGGGTGACTATTCGTTTGATAGAAACTATTGACGTCCATAGTGGTTATGACATTCCTCTCAACCCTTTAAATCTGATCCCTTTCTATGCTGGTTCTCGGCATCATGATTTCCACCATATGAACTTCATCGGAAACTACGCTTCAACATTTACATGGTGGGATAGAATTTTCGGAACAGACTCTCAATTTGTTGCTTACaatgaaaagatgaagaagattGAGAAAAAGACTGAATAA